Part of the Zhongshania aliphaticivorans genome, CCGCATTGGGTAGCGCTTTAGCCGGTGACGATTTTGAAACCGCCAATTTTGTCTTGCCGGCCTTATTTTCTGCCTTTATGTCTGGATTGGCGTTTTTTGCTATTTTATTTTTTTTACCAGAAAGTTTGCCTAAAGAAAGTCGTCAAGTGCTGCGACAACAAGTTCGCCAGAGTCGTTTTGAAAGTATACGTAGCTTGGCCAGTAAGCCGGCCTTGATGGCGATGATTTCCTGTGCCTTGATTTATAATATTGGTGCAGGCTTAACGGAATCTTTATTTCCAATTTGGACCGCAGAACTGGGTGTTATTGATGGTCCGCGTGGGCTGATGCCAATCTTGCTTGGCAGTGGCATTGTGTTGGTCGCGATTCAGGGTGGTTTGATTGGCCCTTTAACCCGTCGTTTTGGTGAAATGGCGTTGCTGCGCGGTGGCGCGTGTGTTTATGCTGCAGGCCTCGTATTTATGGCTTGGTCAGGCGAGCAGGCAAGTGTACTTTTGGTCACCATTGCGATGATGGTTCAATCGGCTGGTGCCGCATGTGTGCTGACTAGCTCGCAAAGCCTAGCGTCGATGGCGGCAGAGCACACAGATCGCGGTATGGTCATGGGAATTTACTCTTCGGCAGGCACTTTGGGGCGTACCTTGGGCACGTTAGTTACTGGGAGTTTGTTTGCGTATGTTTATGTACACTCGTCGTATTTACTGGGTGCATGTATGAGTTT contains:
- a CDS encoding MFS transporter, whose amino-acid sequence is MFIIFFVIVLDLIGFGIMIPIFPYFAQSLGAGAGLATVLMATYSAALFVSTPLLGRLSDYYGRKPVLLLSMAGAVLAYLMLASATSLWMIALARIIGGGMAGNIAAAQAYITDITSAENRAKGMGMVGAAFGIGFIIGPALGSALAGDDFETANFVLPALFSAFMSGLAFFAILFFLPESLPKESRQVLRQQVRQSRFESIRSLASKPALMAMISCALIYNIGAGLTESLFPIWTAELGVIDGPRGLMPILLGSGIVLVAIQGGLIGPLTRRFGEMALLRGGACVYAAGLVFMAWSGEQASVLLVTIAMMVQSAGAACVLTSSQSLASMAAEHTDRGMVMGIYSSAGTLGRTLGTLVTGSLFAYVYVHSSYLLGACMSLCLLYLSRTAAPIIEKKA